GACCGATTGTGGAACCTTGGAAATGTCCATATCACAATGGACGTATGTGCATGGAACTAATCAAACGCTGTGCGGATTAGAGATAGGAGGAGCTATGATTCATAAGAAATATTTTGAATTGTTAGAACAACAAGAACAATTTTTAAATCGTAAAAATAAAAAAAGCGATTTCTATAACGGTGTTTATGACCGTTATGAATATCCGGTTTTGACAAGAGAGCATATTCCACTTACCTGGAGATATGACTTAAATGAAGAGACAAATCCATATTTTATGGAACGCTTAGGAATTAATGCAGTTATGAATTCCGGAGCAATTGAATTAAATGGAAAATATTACTTGGTTGCAAGAATCGAAGGAAACGACAGAAAGTCTTTCTTCGGTGTTGCAGAAAGTGATAATGGAATCGATGGATTCCGTTTCTGGGATTACCCAATTTTATTAGAGGACACCTGCCCGGATGAGACAAATGTTTATGACATGCGTTTAACCAAACATGAGGACGGATATATCTATGGTGTGTTCTGCTCAGAAAGCAAGGATCATTCGGTGAACGACTTGTCCGCAGCAGTTGCAGCAGCAGGAATTGTCCGTACCAAGGATTTAAAACATTGGGAGAGACTGGATAATTTAGTTACCTTAAATTCTCCACAGCAGAGAAACGTTGTGTTACATCCAGAATTTGTAGATGGAAAATATGCATTCTACACAAGACCAATGGATGATTTCATTGAAACCGGAAGCGGCGGAGGAATCGGATTTGGCTTATGTGATGATATTACACATGCAGTCATTGATGAAGAGAAAATGACCAGCCTTCGAAAATATCACACCATCACAGAGGCAAAGAATGGTGCCGGAGCAACTCCAATCAAGACAGAAAAAGGCTGGATTCACATTGCACATGGTGTTCGTAACACAGCAGCAGGACTTCGCTATGTAATTTATGCATTTGCAACAGACTTAAAAGATCCATCTAAAGTAATCGCAGAGCCATCTGGACTTTTGATTGGACCAAGAGGAGAAGAGCGTGTTGGTGATGTCAGCAACGTTGTATTCACAAACGGAGCAATCGTAAATGAGAAGAACGAAGTATTTATTTACTATGCTTCTTCTGACACCAGAATGCATGTTGCAACTACAACCGTAGATAAATTAGTAGATTATGTATTCAACACACCAAAGGACCCATTAAGATCCGTAGAGTGCGTTGCACAAAGATGTGATTTAATCACAAAGAACCTGGAATTATTAAAGGAACATAAAGGAGAATAGAGATGAGCAAATATCAGATGTTAAGCCCTGAGGTACCAAACGTACCTTGGCAGGAACGTCCAGAAGGAATCAAAGATGCTCCAATCTGGAGATATACAGAAAACCCAATTATCGGAAGAAATCCATTAAAAGGGGTTGCAAGAATTTTTAACAGTGCGGTAATGCCTTATGAAGGAGAATTTATCGGAGTATTCCGTGGAGAGCAGACAAATGGTATTCCATACATTTACATGGGAAGAAGTAAAGACGCTATCCACTGGGATTTTGAAGAAAATAAAATTCAGTTTGTCGATGAAGAAGGAAAGCCATTCATGCCGGTTTACGCTTACGACCCAAGACTGGTAAAAGTTGAAGATACCTACTATATCATCTGGTGCCAGGATTTTTACGGCGCAGCAATCGGAATGGCAAAGACAACGGATTTCAAGACATTTACCAGAATTGAGAATCCATTCCTTCCATTTAACAGAAATGCCGTTTTATTCCCAAGAAAAATCAACGGAAACTTCATGTTGTTATCCAGACCGTCTGACAGTGGTCATACACCATTTGGTGATATCTTCGTCAGCGAGAGCCCAGATATGGTTTACTGGGGCAAACACCGCCATGTAATGGGTAAAGGTTCCGAGTGGTGGGAATCCTTAAAAATCGGTGGTGGAGCTGCACCAATCGAGACATCAGAAGGATGGTTATTATTCTACCACGGCGTAAGTGGAACCTGTAATGGTTATGTATATTCTATCGGTGGCGCAATCTTAGATCGCGATAACCCATCGATTGTAAAATATCGTTGTGAAAACTTCCTTTTAACACCAGAAGAGTGGTATGAGGAACGTGGTTTCGTACCAAATGTCTGCTTCCCATGTGCAACCATCCATGATTCTAAGACTGGAAAGATTGCAATCTATTATGGAGCAGCAGATAGTTATGTTGGTCTTGCATTTACAGAACTGGATGAGATTATCGATTATATCAAAGATCACAGCGTTGTAAATAGTACAGATACAGAAATTGGCAGACGTTAATTGTTGTCCTTCCATATTTCTAATTATAAATATTCACTGCACGGAGGCTGCCAATTGGCGGCCTCTCTGTGCAATTAGAAAATGTAAAAAACAGGGGGAAGAAAATGCAGATATTTTCAGATAACGAAAACTTACAATACAGTGGCCGAATTGACTTTGACAATCCAAAGGAACCGGTATTTGTCTATGCGGCAAGCTATGTCAAGATGAATTTTACCGGAAGCACATTAAAGGTAAGAATTTCCAATCAAAAACAATACTGGACGAATTATGTGGGCTATATTCTGGATGGAGAGCAGGGAAAAATCACCCTAAGTGATGAGCCAGGGGAAAAGCTTTATGTGATAGCAGAAAACATGAAAAACGAAAAGCATGAACTGATGCTTTTTAAGAGAATGGATTCCTGTCACATTTTTACGCTTCATGGTTTTGAAGTTGGGGAGGGTGCCACACTTTTCCCGGTGGAAGAAAAACCAAACCGGAGGATTGAGGTGTTTGGAGACAGCGTATCCTGTGGTGAAGTGTCAGAGGCAGTTGAATATGTAGGAAAAGAAGATCCAAAGCATGACGGGGAGTACTCCAACAGCTGGTATTCCTATTCCTGGATGACAGCAAGAAAGTTAGGAGCCGAGCTTCACGATACCTCGCAGGGCGGAATTGCTCTTTTGGATGGAACAGGCTGGTTTTTAGCGCCGGATTACCTTGGAGTGGAGTCCTGCTATGACAAAATCGAATACAACACAGCGTTTGGAACTGTGAAACAGTGGGATTTCAAGAAGTACCAGCCGCAGGTTGTGATTGTGGCAATCGGTCAGAATGACAACCACCCGACAGATGAGATGGCAATCGACTATCACAGTGAAAAATCAAAGCACTGGAGAAAACGTTATCAGGATTTTATTGAAAAACTGATGCAGCTTTATCCAAAGAGCCAGGTGATTTTGACAACAACAATTTTGCGTCACGATAAAAGCTGGGATGAGGCAATTGAAGAAGTTTGTGAAAAAATAAACAATCCGAGGGTGCATCATTTTCTTTACAAAAGAAATGGCTGCGGTACACCGGGACATATAAGGATTCCAGAGGCAGAAGAAATGTCAGAGGAATTAAGCGCCTATATCGAATCACTCGGGGATATCTGGTAAAGAGAGGGGAGAAACATGCAGTATCAATTAGATTATACCAATGCAATTTCCAATCACGGTGATTGGACGAGAATGCAGAACTTAATGGAGCGTGCGAAAGCAGGAGAAAAGTTAATCATCGGATTTTTCGGTGGTTCTATCACAATGGGTTCTTTGTCAAGCACACCACAGACCTGTTATGCCTACCATGTTTACGAATGGTGGTGCAAGACTTTTCCACAGGCAGAATTTACTTATGTGAATGCAGGGATTGGTGCAACAGATTCCCAGTTTGGATGTGCAAGAGCGGAGTCGGATTTGTTACAGTACCAGCCTGATTTTGTGGTTGTGGATTTTTCCGTCAATGACGAGAGCAATGAGCACTATTTTGAGACATACGAAGGTGTGATTCGAAAACTCTATTTTTCAAAAACAAAGCCTGCCGTTTTGCTTTTACATAACGTTTATTACAACAATGGGGCAAATGCGCAGTTGTGGCATGCAAAAGTGGCACGCCAGTATGGAATTCCTGCGGTTAGTATGCAAAGCAGTATTTACCCGGAACTTTTGGCTGGAAGAATTGAAAACCGGGCGATTACACCGGATGACCTTCATCCAAATGATGCCGGACATGAACTTGTCGCATCCGTTATTACTTACGCATTAGAGCAGATGAAAGCTGCCCTGAAGAACGGTGTGGCTGATCCTATAAAAGAAGCAGAAAAGAAAGCACCAATCACACAGAATGCATACGAAGATTCGGTTCGTTACCAGAATAACAGCAATGTTTTTGTGTCCGATGGATTTTTAAAGGATGAAGAGAAGCAAGAGGTGATAACAGATATTTTTAAGAATGGCTGGACGGCAGCGAAGAAGGGCGATCGCATCACATTTGAAGTAGAAGGAAGCTGTATCGGTGTCCAGTACCGGAAAACCATTCAAAAA
This genomic window from Roseburia sp. 831b contains:
- a CDS encoding glycoside hydrolase family 130 protein; amino-acid sequence: MSKYQMLSPEVPNVPWQERPEGIKDAPIWRYTENPIIGRNPLKGVARIFNSAVMPYEGEFIGVFRGEQTNGIPYIYMGRSKDAIHWDFEENKIQFVDEEGKPFMPVYAYDPRLVKVEDTYYIIWCQDFYGAAIGMAKTTDFKTFTRIENPFLPFNRNAVLFPRKINGNFMLLSRPSDSGHTPFGDIFVSESPDMVYWGKHRHVMGKGSEWWESLKIGGGAAPIETSEGWLLFYHGVSGTCNGYVYSIGGAILDRDNPSIVKYRCENFLLTPEEWYEERGFVPNVCFPCATIHDSKTGKIAIYYGAADSYVGLAFTELDEIIDYIKDHSVVNSTDTEIGRR
- a CDS encoding SGNH/GDSL hydrolase family protein codes for the protein MQYQLDYTNAISNHGDWTRMQNLMERAKAGEKLIIGFFGGSITMGSLSSTPQTCYAYHVYEWWCKTFPQAEFTYVNAGIGATDSQFGCARAESDLLQYQPDFVVVDFSVNDESNEHYFETYEGVIRKLYFSKTKPAVLLLHNVYYNNGANAQLWHAKVARQYGIPAVSMQSSIYPELLAGRIENRAITPDDLHPNDAGHELVASVITYALEQMKAALKNGVADPIKEAEKKAPITQNAYEDSVRYQNNSNVFVSDGFLKDEEKQEVITDIFKNGWTAAKKGDRITFEVEGSCIGVQYRKTIQKPAPVAELVLDGDKEHAVLLDANFEETWGDKLQLATVLDHGEAKLHKVEITIKETHEGDKLPFYLVSVIASGK
- a CDS encoding electron transporter RnfD; this encodes MQIFSDNENLQYSGRIDFDNPKEPVFVYAASYVKMNFTGSTLKVRISNQKQYWTNYVGYILDGEQGKITLSDEPGEKLYVIAENMKNEKHELMLFKRMDSCHIFTLHGFEVGEGATLFPVEEKPNRRIEVFGDSVSCGEVSEAVEYVGKEDPKHDGEYSNSWYSYSWMTARKLGAELHDTSQGGIALLDGTGWFLAPDYLGVESCYDKIEYNTAFGTVKQWDFKKYQPQVVIVAIGQNDNHPTDEMAIDYHSEKSKHWRKRYQDFIEKLMQLYPKSQVILTTTILRHDKSWDEAIEEVCEKINNPRVHHFLYKRNGCGTPGHIRIPEAEEMSEELSAYIESLGDIW
- a CDS encoding glycoside hydrolase family 130 protein; its protein translation is MIHKKYFELLEQQEQFLNRKNKKSDFYNGVYDRYEYPVLTREHIPLTWRYDLNEETNPYFMERLGINAVMNSGAIELNGKYYLVARIEGNDRKSFFGVAESDNGIDGFRFWDYPILLEDTCPDETNVYDMRLTKHEDGYIYGVFCSESKDHSVNDLSAAVAAAGIVRTKDLKHWERLDNLVTLNSPQQRNVVLHPEFVDGKYAFYTRPMDDFIETGSGGGIGFGLCDDITHAVIDEEKMTSLRKYHTITEAKNGAGATPIKTEKGWIHIAHGVRNTAAGLRYVIYAFATDLKDPSKVIAEPSGLLIGPRGEERVGDVSNVVFTNGAIVNEKNEVFIYYASSDTRMHVATTTVDKLVDYVFNTPKDPLRSVECVAQRCDLITKNLELLKEHKGE